Proteins from one Comamonas flocculans genomic window:
- a CDS encoding sedoheptulose 7-phosphate cyclase yields the protein MSPASPHHTTLWQVRSQRPIAYDVVKTPGLFAPGNTTLLGYGRPGGRRFVVLDARVWQLHGSQIRAWFAAHGIEAHYAIFPGGEEHKNIDALQDLARALDAFPVHRRDEPLIAIGGGVLTDVAAYLAASYRRGIPHVKLPTTLMGYIDAALGIKNGINFGTSKNRLGSFEPPLAVLLEPAFLRTLPRRHLANGLCEIIKLAIVTDATLFTQLETHGARSLRLAFATPEGDALLDRAITGMLAELAPNLHEEELSRKVDFGHTFSYGLETRHPQRLLHGEAVLLDCLLCSLIAAHRGLLPDAALQRILALVRQLAIAPKPDVLEVELMWQALQDRVQHRNGLQRVPLPTAIGQCTFAHDITRAEIARASAELQERLLHDDEPTLQR from the coding sequence ATGAGCCCCGCCTCCCCGCACCACACCACCCTCTGGCAGGTGCGCAGCCAGCGCCCCATCGCCTACGACGTTGTCAAGACCCCCGGCCTGTTCGCCCCCGGCAACACCACCCTGCTCGGCTACGGCCGCCCCGGCGGGCGGCGCTTCGTGGTGCTGGACGCCCGCGTCTGGCAACTGCACGGCAGCCAGATCCGCGCCTGGTTTGCCGCGCACGGCATCGAGGCCCACTACGCCATCTTCCCCGGCGGTGAAGAGCACAAGAACATCGACGCCCTGCAAGACCTCGCCCGCGCGCTCGACGCCTTCCCCGTCCACCGCCGCGACGAACCCCTGATCGCCATCGGCGGCGGCGTGCTCACCGACGTCGCCGCCTACCTTGCCGCCAGCTACCGGCGCGGCATCCCGCACGTCAAGCTGCCCACCACCCTCATGGGCTACATCGACGCCGCCCTGGGCATCAAGAACGGCATCAACTTCGGCACCAGCAAAAACCGCCTGGGCAGCTTCGAGCCGCCGCTGGCCGTGCTGCTGGAGCCGGCCTTTCTGCGCACCCTACCCCGGCGGCACCTGGCCAACGGCCTGTGCGAAATCATCAAACTCGCCATCGTCACCGACGCCACCCTGTTCACCCAGCTCGAAACCCACGGCGCACGCAGCCTGCGCCTGGCCTTCGCCACGCCCGAGGGCGACGCCCTCCTGGACCGCGCCATCACCGGCATGCTGGCAGAACTTGCCCCCAACCTGCACGAAGAAGAACTCTCGCGCAAGGTGGACTTCGGCCACACCTTCAGCTACGGCCTGGAAACCCGCCATCCGCAACGCCTGCTGCACGGCGAAGCCGTCCTGCTCGACTGCCTGCTCTGCAGCCTCATCGCCGCCCATCGCGGCCTGCTGCCCGACGCTGCGCTGCAACGCATCCTCGCTCTGGTGCGGCAGCTGGCCATCGCGCCCAAGCCCGACGTGCTCGAAGTCGAGCTGATGTGGCAGGCCCTGCAAGACCGCGTGCAACACCGCAACGGCCTGCAGCGCGTACCCCTGCCCACCGCCATTGGCCAATGCACCTTCGCGCACGACATCACGCGCGCCGAAATCGCGCGCGCCAGCGCCGAACTGCAAGAAAGACTGCTCCATGACGACGAACCCACCCTCCAACGTTGA
- the ubiG gene encoding bifunctional 2-polyprenyl-6-hydroxyphenol methylase/3-demethylubiquinol 3-O-methyltransferase UbiG translates to MTTNPPSNVDRREVDKFDRIARLWWDPKGKMGMLHVINPLRSQFTFDHVDVRGKRVVDVGCGGGILTETLAKAGADVIGLDQSELTLQVARRHAAQAGLSIDYRLQTVETLAQQEPGSYDVVTCLEMLEHVPDPAAIIQACAQLLKPGGHAIFSTINRNFKAWLFAIIGGEYILRILPRGTHDYAKLIRPDELRSWAGQAGLKHLRSASLMYHPLFKRFRVAAGKEDVNYMMSCVKEA, encoded by the coding sequence ATGACGACGAACCCACCCTCCAACGTTGACCGCCGGGAGGTCGACAAATTCGACCGCATCGCCCGGCTCTGGTGGGACCCCAAGGGCAAGATGGGCATGCTGCACGTCATCAATCCGCTGCGCAGCCAATTCACTTTCGACCACGTGGACGTGCGTGGCAAGCGCGTCGTCGATGTCGGCTGCGGCGGCGGCATCCTGACCGAAACCCTGGCCAAGGCCGGTGCGGATGTCATCGGACTCGACCAGTCCGAACTCACCCTGCAGGTGGCACGCCGGCACGCCGCCCAGGCGGGCCTGTCCATCGACTACCGCCTCCAGACCGTGGAAACGCTGGCGCAGCAGGAACCCGGCAGCTACGACGTCGTCACCTGCCTGGAAATGCTCGAACACGTGCCCGACCCCGCCGCCATCATCCAGGCCTGCGCCCAGCTGCTCAAACCCGGCGGGCACGCCATCTTCTCCACCATCAACCGCAACTTCAAAGCCTGGCTGTTCGCCATCATCGGCGGCGAATACATCCTGCGCATCCTGCCGCGCGGCACGCACGACTACGCCAAACTCATCCGCCCGGACGAGCTGCGCAGCTGGGCCGGCCAGGCCGGCCTGAAGCACCTGCGCAGCGCCAGCCTCATGTACCACCCGCTGTTCAAGCGCTTTCGCGTCGCCGCGGGCAAGGAAGACGTCAACTACATGATGAGCTGCGTCAAGGAGGCCTGA
- a CDS encoding UbiA family prenyltransferase → MRKFLALSRSTHGILDIAMPGFAALLWLGAFPPLTVLGVALLTAVAGYTAIYALNDLVGVKADREKFAGNGINPGYSVEASALRYPIAQGKLGFAPAMLWFALWYLVALAGAWWLNPRLVPIVLAAPVLETLYCKLLKVGWWRVFVSGIVKALGPIAAVLVVVPRPDPGLLALMLAWLMCWEIGGQNIPADWNDVEEDRRVGAQTIPLVFGPRIAGAAVLLALLATTALSLALPVMSPLPLGWPYLAATLAAAVYLLLLPGLHLTRTHAPRAAARLFDRASLYPLAQLCIITLFVLAKAWS, encoded by the coding sequence ATGCGCAAATTCCTCGCCCTCTCGCGCTCCACCCACGGCATCCTGGACATCGCCATGCCCGGCTTTGCCGCCCTGCTCTGGCTGGGCGCCTTCCCGCCGCTGACCGTGCTGGGCGTGGCCCTGCTCACCGCCGTGGCCGGCTACACCGCCATCTACGCGCTCAACGACCTGGTCGGCGTCAAGGCCGACCGCGAGAAATTCGCCGGCAACGGCATCAACCCCGGCTACTCCGTCGAAGCCTCCGCCCTGCGCTACCCCATCGCCCAGGGCAAGCTCGGCTTTGCCCCCGCCATGCTCTGGTTCGCGCTCTGGTACCTCGTGGCCCTGGCCGGAGCCTGGTGGCTCAACCCGCGGCTCGTGCCCATCGTGCTCGCCGCCCCGGTGCTGGAGACGCTCTACTGCAAACTGCTCAAGGTCGGCTGGTGGCGCGTGTTCGTCAGCGGCATCGTCAAGGCACTGGGGCCGATAGCCGCCGTGCTGGTCGTGGTGCCCCGGCCCGACCCCGGCCTGCTCGCCCTCATGCTCGCCTGGCTCATGTGCTGGGAAATCGGCGGCCAGAACATCCCTGCCGACTGGAACGACGTCGAAGAAGACCGCCGCGTCGGTGCCCAAACCATCCCCCTCGTCTTCGGCCCGCGCATCGCCGGCGCCGCCGTGCTCCTGGCCCTGCTGGCCACCACCGCCCTGAGCCTGGCCCTGCCCGTGATGTCGCCCCTGCCCCTGGGCTGGCCCTACCTCGCCGCCACACTGGCCGCCGCGGTCTACCTGCTGCTCCTGCCCGGCCTGCACCTGACCCGCACCCACGCCCCGCGCGCCGCCGCCCGCCTGTTCGACCGCGCCAGCCTCTACCCACTGGCGCAGCTGTGCATCATCACGCTGTTCGTGCTTGCCAAGGCCTGGAGCTGA